Proteins from one Peromyscus eremicus chromosome 8a, PerEre_H2_v1, whole genome shotgun sequence genomic window:
- the Itga2b gene encoding integrin alpha-IIb: MRFRGYCPPPCLLLSSYFEFQFDKLKLPVVGTLGKRKELVHSCLGAWALNLDPVTLTIYAGPNGSHFGFSVDFHKDNHGSVSIVVGAPRALSESQEETGGVFLCPWKASGGECTSLSFELRDETRHVGLQSFQTFRTGQGLGASVVSWNDVIVACAPWQHWNVLEKNDEAEKTPVGGCFVAQLQNGGRAEYSPCRTNIMSSAYAEIFGPDKRYCEAGFSSAVTQDGELVLGAPGGYYFLGLLVRVPIANIISSYQPGTLLWHVPNQRFTFDYGSSVYFDGYRGYSVAVGEFDGDLSTTEYVFGAPTWSWTLGAVEILDSYYQKLHRLLGEQVASYFGHSVAVTDVNGDGRHDLLVGAPLYMDHRADRKLAEVGRVYLFLQPQGPYVLGTPTLLLTGTQLYGRFGSAIAPLGDLNRDGYNDVAVAAPYGGPSGQGQVLVFLGQSEGLSPRPSQVLDSPFPTGSGFGFSLRGAVDIDDNGYPDLIVGAYGASKVAVYRAQAVVMATVQLLVQDSLNPTVKNCVLEQTQTPVSCFNIQMCVGATGHNIPQKLQLNAELQLDLKKPRQARRVLLLASQQASLTLSLDLGGKNRTICHTTMAFLRDEADFRDKLSPIVLSLNVSLPPGETGGASAVVLHGETYVQEQTRIILDCGEDDLCVPQLQLTATVGNSPLLIGAENVLELKIDAANEGEGAYEAELAVHLPPGAHYMRAFSNIEGFERLTCTQKKENETRVTLCELGNPMKTDTRIGITMLVSVENLEEAGQYVSFQLQIRSKNSQNPNSQALLLPVAVQAEATVELRGNSIPASLVVAAEEGEREQDGLDSWIPRVEHTYELHNNGPSAVSGLRLAIHFPSQSQSSDLLYILDVQTQGGLLCSSQPTPKPLKLDWTLRTPSPSPIRPVHHKRERRQAFLQGPKPLGQQDPVLVSCNDSAPCTVVECELREMVRGQRAMVTVRAMLGLPSLRQRPLEQFVLQSHAWFNVSSLPYSVPVLSLPSGQALVQTLLLRALEDRAIPIWWVLVGVLGGLLLLTLLVLAMWKAGFFKRNRPPLEEDDQE; encoded by the exons ATGCGATTTAGGGGTTATTGCCCTCCGCCATGCCTGCTGCTCAGCAGTTACTTTGAGTTCCAGTTTGATAAGCTGAAACTTCCTGTGGTGGGAACtttagggaagaggaaagagctgGTCCATTCCTGTTTAGGAG cctgGGCCTTGAACCTGGACCCTGTGACGCTCACCATCTATGCAGGTCCCAATGGCAGCCACTTTGGATTTTCTGTGGACTTTCACAAGGACAACCATGGGAG CGTGTCCATCGTGGTGGGCGCCCCCAGGGCCCTAAGCGAAAGTCAGGAGGAGACTGGTGGCGTGTTCCTGTGCCCCTGGAAGGCCAGTGGCGGCGAATGCACCTCGCTGTCCTTCGAACTAA GGGATGAGACCCGTCACGTAGGCTTGCAGTCTTTCCAAACCTTCAGGACCGGGCAAGGACTTGGGGCATCGGTCGTCAGCTGGAATGACGTCATTGTG GCCTGCGCCCCCTGGCAGCACTGGAATGTCCTAGAAAAGAACGATGAGGCAGAGAAGACGCCAGTGGGTGGCTGCTTCGTGGCTCAGCTACAAAACGGCGGCCGCGCAGAGTACTCGCCCTGTCGCACCAACATCATGAGCTCGGCTTACGCAGAAATTTTTG GCCCAGACAAGCGATACTGTGAGGCCGGCTTCAGTTCTGCGGTGACCCAG GATGGCGAGCTAGTGCTTGGGGCCCCTGGCGGCTACTATTTTTTAG GTCTCCTGGTTCGGGTTCCAATTGCGAATATCATCTCTAGTTACCAACCGGGTACCCTTTTGTGGCATGTTCCCAATCAGCGCTTCACCTTTGACTATGGCAGCTCAGTGTACTTCGACGGCTACCGGG GGTACTCGGTGGCCGTGGGCGAGTTCGATGGGGATCTGAGCACTACAG AGTACGTATTCGGTGCCCCCACTTGGAGCTGGACCTTGGGAGCG GTGGAAATTCTGGACTCCTACTACCAGAAGCTGCACCGGCTACTTGGAGAGCAG GTGGCTTCGTATTTCGGGCACTCAGTGGCAGTCACTGACGTCAACGGGGACGG GAGGCACGACCTGCTGGTGGGGGCTCCATTGTATATGGACCACAGGGCTGATCGCAAGCTGGCCGAGGTGGGCCGTGTGTATTTGTTTCTGCAGCCTCAGGGCCCCTATGTTCTGGGCACACCCACTCTCCTGCTGACTGGCACTCAGCTCTATGGGAGATTTGGATCTGCCATTGCACCCTTGGGTGACCTCAACCGGGATGGCTATAATG atgTTGCTGTGGCTGCCCCCTATGGGGGTCCCAGTGGTCAGGGCCAAGTGCTGGTGTTCCTGGGTCAGAGCGAGGGGCTGAGTCCACGCCCCTCCCAGGTCCTGGACAGCCCCTTCCCCACAGGCTCGGGCTTTGGTTTCTCCCTCCGTGGCGCCGTAGACATCGATGACAATGGATACCCAG ACCTGATTGTGGGAGCCTATGGGGCTAGCAAAGTTGCCGTGTACAG AGCTCAGGCTGTGGTGATGGCCACTGTCCAGCTGCTGGTTCAAGACTCCCTGAATCCCACCGTGAAGAACTGCGTCCTGGAACAGACCCAGACGCCAGTCAgctg CTTCAACATCCAGATGTGTGTGGGCGCCACCGGGCACAACATTCCTCAGAAGCTGC AGCTGAATGCAGAGTTGCAGCTGGACCTGAAGAAGCCCCGCCAGGCCCGCCGAGTGCTGCTGCTGGCCTCTCAGCAGGCCAGCCTCACCCTGAGTCTGGACCTGGGTGGAAAAAACAGAACTATCTGCCACACCACCATGGCCTTCCTTCGA GATGAGGCCGACTTCCGGGACAAGCTGAGCCCCATTGTGCTGAGCCTCAACGTGTCGCTGCCCCCGGGAGAGACTGGAGGAGCCTCTGCTGTGGTGTTGCATGGAGAGACCTATGTCCAGGAGCAG ACCCGGATCATCCTGGACTGTGGGGAAGACGACCTGTGTGTGCCGCAGCTCCAGCTCACAGCCACTGT GGGGAACTCCCCACTTCTGATTGGTGCTGAGAATGTGTTGGAGCTGAAGATTGATGCAGCCAATGAGGGTGAGGGAGCCTATGAGGCAGAGCTGGCTGTGCACTTACCTCCGGGTGCCCACTACATGCGGGCTTTCAGCAACATTGAG GGCTTTGAGAGGCTCACCTGCACCCAGAAGAAGGAGAATGAAACCAGGGTGACACTGTGTGAGCTGGGCAACCCCATGAAGACGGACACCCGG ATAGGAATCACCATGTTGGTGAGTGTGGAGAACCTGGAAGAGGCTGGACAGTATGTGTCCTTCCAGCTCCAGATCAGGAG CAAGAACAGCCAGAATCCAAACAGTCAGGCTCTGCTGCTGCCTGTGGCAGTCCAAGCAGAGGCCACCGTGGAGCTTCGAGG GAATTCCATCCCTGCCTCCCTGGTGGTGGCAGCAGAAGAAGGTGAGAGGGAGCAGGACGGCTTGGACAGCTGGATCCCCAGGGTGGAACACACCTATGAG CTCCACAACAACGGCCCCAGCGCCGTGAGTGGCCTCCGACTTGCCATCCACTTTCCCAGCCAGTCCCAGTCCTCGGACCTGCTCTACATCCTGGATGTGCAGACCCAAGGTGGTCTCCTTTGCTCCTCACAGCCGACCCCTAAGCCCCTTAAG CTGGACTGGACGCTACGCACTCCCAGCCCTTCCCCGATTCGCCCGGTCCATCACAAGCGCGAGCGCAGACAGGCGTTCCTGCAGGGACCCAAGCCGCTGGGGCAGCAGGACCCAGTTCTGGTG AGCTGCAACGACTCAGCGCCCTGTACGGTGGTGGAATGTGAGCTGCGGGAGATGGTGCGCGGGCAACGAGCCATGGTCACAGTGCGGGCTATGCTGGGGCTGCCTAGCCTCCGCCAG AGGCCGCTGGAGCAGTTTGTGCTGCAGTCGCATGCCTGGTTCAACGTCTCCTCCCTACCCTACTCGGTGCCGGTGCTCAGCTTGCCCAGCGGACAAGCTCTG GTGCAGACACTGCTGCTTCGGGCCTTGGAGGACAGGGCCATTCCTATCTGGTGGGTGCTGGTGGGAGTCCTGGGCGGTCTGCTGCTGCTCACCCTGCTGGTTTTGGCCATGTGGAAG GCTGGCTTCTTCAAGCGGAATCGACCACCTCTGGAGGAAGATGACCAGGAGTGA